In Candidatus Kaistella beijingensis, a genomic segment contains:
- a CDS encoding M3 family metallopeptidase yields the protein MKNITSVLLISSLAAISACSTMNNTTTTPTETPAVDAFLASNPFMKKSTLQYQAPEFDKIKDEHFKPAFDYGLKKQLAEINQIANSKSVATFENTVLAIENSGEVLKRAQLVFFNLTGSNTNPTLQKLEEEYAPQFAAQSDKIYLNENLYQRLKAIDISKLKGEEKRLTEYYLQNFEIAGANLSASDKEKVKKINEELATLSTQFSNKLLDARKNGAVLISDVKELDGLSADEIAAAAADAKKAGQDGKYLLALLNTTQQPLLQNLKNRATREKLFKASWYRAEKGNADDTRNILERQAKLRMEKAHLQGKKSFAEWKLQDQMAKNPENAMNLLAQLAKPAVETATREKAEIQQLIDKQKGGFTVEPWDWNFYAEQVRKEKYDLDENQIKPYFEVTTVLEKGVFYAAEKFYGITFKERKDLPVYHPDVVTYEVFDRDGKSLAIYYLDFYTRNNKNGGAWMSNFVEQSHLLGQKPVIVNVFNYQKPAEGKPSLISYDDVSTMFHEFGHTLHGLFADQKYISISGTNTPRDFVEFPSQINEFFALEPEILKNYAIHYQTKQPMPQALVDKIKKAGTFNQGYSTTELVSAATLDMNWHSVTDESQLKPTLEFEKNVLNKYGFTLNAVPPRYHTPYFAHIWGGGYSAGYYAYMWSDMLNADAWDWISKNGGMTRANGDRFRKYILSVGNSVDLNQAFKDFTGRTPSINPLLKNKGFIK from the coding sequence ATGAAAAATATTACATCCGTTTTATTAATTTCTTCTTTGGCGGCCATTTCCGCATGTTCTACGATGAATAATACTACCACAACTCCAACCGAAACTCCCGCAGTTGACGCATTTTTGGCTTCGAATCCGTTTATGAAAAAAAGTACGCTTCAATATCAAGCGCCAGAATTCGACAAAATTAAAGATGAACATTTCAAACCTGCTTTCGATTATGGTTTGAAAAAGCAATTAGCGGAAATCAATCAAATTGCAAACAGCAAATCTGTAGCGACATTTGAAAATACCGTTCTCGCCATTGAAAATAGTGGTGAGGTTTTGAAAAGAGCCCAACTTGTGTTCTTTAACTTAACAGGTTCGAATACAAATCCGACTTTACAGAAATTGGAGGAAGAATATGCGCCACAATTCGCGGCTCAATCCGATAAAATTTATTTGAATGAAAATCTTTATCAACGATTAAAAGCAATCGATATTTCTAAATTGAAAGGTGAAGAAAAACGATTGACCGAATATTATTTGCAGAATTTTGAAATCGCAGGAGCGAATCTTTCTGCTTCTGATAAGGAAAAAGTTAAAAAAATCAATGAGGAATTGGCGACACTTTCTACCCAGTTTTCCAATAAACTTTTGGATGCGAGAAAAAATGGAGCGGTTCTGATTTCTGATGTAAAGGAATTGGACGGACTTTCTGCAGATGAAATCGCGGCAGCTGCTGCTGATGCTAAGAAAGCAGGTCAAGATGGAAAATATTTGTTGGCCTTATTAAATACCACTCAACAACCGCTTCTTCAAAACTTAAAAAACCGTGCGACCAGGGAAAAACTCTTTAAGGCATCTTGGTACAGAGCAGAAAAAGGAAATGCAGACGACACAAGAAACATTTTGGAAAGACAAGCGAAATTGAGAATGGAAAAAGCGCATTTGCAAGGAAAAAAATCTTTTGCTGAATGGAAACTTCAAGACCAAATGGCGAAAAATCCCGAAAACGCAATGAATCTTTTGGCACAACTCGCAAAACCTGCCGTGGAAACTGCAACCCGTGAAAAAGCGGAAATTCAACAATTAATCGACAAGCAAAAAGGTGGATTTACCGTTGAACCATGGGATTGGAATTTCTATGCAGAACAGGTTCGAAAGGAAAAATATGACTTGGACGAAAATCAAATCAAGCCGTATTTTGAAGTGACGACCGTGTTGGAAAAAGGGGTTTTCTATGCTGCGGAAAAATTTTACGGAATCACTTTTAAAGAAAGAAAAGATTTGCCGGTGTATCATCCAGATGTGGTGACTTATGAAGTTTTCGACAGAGACGGAAAATCTTTGGCAATTTATTATCTTGATTTCTACACCCGAAACAACAAAAATGGTGGCGCTTGGATGAGCAACTTTGTGGAGCAATCGCATCTTTTGGGTCAAAAACCGGTGATCGTGAATGTTTTCAATTATCAAAAACCTGCGGAAGGAAAACCGTCTTTGATTTCTTATGACGATGTTTCCACCATGTTCCACGAATTTGGACATACTTTGCATGGACTTTTTGCTGATCAAAAGTACATTTCCATTTCGGGAACGAATACGCCGAGAGATTTTGTGGAATTCCCTTCGCAAATCAACGAATTCTTTGCTTTAGAACCGGAAATCTTGAAAAACTACGCAATTCACTATCAAACCAAACAACCGATGCCACAAGCTTTGGTGGATAAAATCAAAAAGGCGGGAACTTTCAACCAAGGTTATTCCACCACGGAACTTGTTTCCGCAGCAACTTTGGATATGAATTGGCATTCGGTAACAGATGAATCTCAATTGAAACCGACTCTGGAATTCGAGAAAAACGTGTTGAATAAATATGGATTTACTTTGAATGCTGTTCCACCACGTTATCACACTCCTTATTTTGCACATATTTGGGGCGGTGGTTATTCTGCGGGTTATTACGCCTACATGTGGAGCGACATGTTAAACGCGGACGCATGGGATTGGATTTCCAAAAACGGTGGAATGACTAGAGCAAACGGTGACCGTTTCCGAAAATATATTTTGTCGGTTGGAAATTCGGTGGATTTGAATCAGGCATTTAAAGATTTTACGGGCAGAACACCGAGTATTAATCCGTTGTTGAAGAATAAGGGGTTTATAAAGTAA
- a CDS encoding LemA family protein, with the protein MRNRGCMSAGTIGIALLVIAAILFFWGKNGYNNFVSKEQNVNTKWSNVETVYQKRANLIPNLERTVKSYSKFEQETLTKVIEARSKATSITVDPTNMTEADLAKFQAAQGELSGALSRLMAVVEQYPNLKADQQYINFQREYTAIENSIRSETVYYNEAAQDYNTSIKTFPNNILANFTNFKEKPYFKAEAGAQKAPEVFTN; encoded by the coding sequence ATGAGAAATAGAGGTTGTATGAGCGCCGGAACCATCGGTATTGCTCTTCTCGTAATTGCAGCAATTTTATTCTTTTGGGGTAAGAACGGATATAACAATTTCGTGTCTAAAGAACAGAATGTAAACACAAAATGGTCTAACGTGGAAACCGTTTACCAAAAACGTGCGAACCTAATTCCTAACTTGGAAAGAACCGTAAAATCTTACTCTAAATTTGAGCAGGAAACTCTAACTAAAGTAATTGAAGCAAGATCAAAAGCGACTTCAATCACTGTAGATCCTACCAACATGACGGAAGCTGATTTGGCAAAATTCCAGGCTGCACAAGGTGAATTGAGTGGAGCGTTAAGCAGATTGATGGCAGTAGTTGAACAATATCCAAATTTGAAAGCTGACCAACAATACATCAACTTCCAAAGAGAATATACCGCTATTGAAAACAGCATCCGAAGCGAAACCGTTTATTACAACGAGGCAGCACAGGATTACAACACTTCGATAAAAACCTTCCCAAATAATATTTTGGCGAATTTTACCAACTTTAAAGAAAAACCTTATTTCAAAGCGGAAGCAGGAGCGCAGAAAGCACCTGAGGTTTTCACAAATTAA
- the rpmB gene encoding 50S ribosomal protein L28: MSRICQITGKRAMVGNNVSHANNKTKRRFEINLLEKKFYLPEQEKSVTLKVSAHGLRIINRIGIEEALERATRNGFIK, translated from the coding sequence ATGTCAAGAATTTGCCAAATAACAGGAAAGCGTGCGATGGTAGGAAACAATGTTTCTCACGCTAATAACAAGACGAAGCGTCGTTTTGAAATTAACTTATTGGAGAAGAAATTTTACCTTCCGGAGCAAGAAAAATCTGTAACTTTAAAAGTTTCTGCACACGGATTGAGAATCATCAATAGAATTGGGATTGAGGAAGCATTAGAGAGAGCAACTAGAAACGGATTTATTAAATAA
- a CDS encoding TPM domain-containing protein, with protein MRLHSLKYFFAFLFLGLNLFVFAQKIPAKPAILYPVYDQANLLNQTEEDVLNKKLIAFADSTSTEISVIIIPTTGGEDVNYLATMYGEKWGIGEKTQDNGIVFLIATEDHTMSIQQGRGVEQYLTASVAGQILDYIVTPNFKQGLWYDGINRGTTALMEAVQGKFKPIVKDTSSDEGLSIFQLLLIAFFIFLILSFLFRNRGGGGGNYNDDDEDVILSRRGRRTYPGGFFPFPGSFGGGGFGGGSGGGFGGGGFGGFGGGGSFGGGGASGGW; from the coding sequence ATGAGATTACATTCTCTTAAATACTTTTTTGCCTTTTTATTTCTGGGCTTAAACCTTTTTGTTTTTGCCCAAAAAATTCCTGCAAAACCGGCAATTCTTTATCCAGTTTATGATCAGGCAAATCTTCTGAATCAAACGGAAGAAGATGTGCTCAACAAAAAATTGATAGCTTTTGCAGATTCTACTTCTACGGAAATTTCAGTCATCATTATTCCTACAACCGGCGGTGAAGATGTTAATTATCTCGCCACGATGTACGGTGAAAAATGGGGAATTGGTGAAAAGACGCAAGACAATGGAATCGTTTTCTTAATTGCGACCGAAGATCATACCATGTCCATTCAACAGGGAAGAGGAGTTGAACAATATTTAACGGCTTCAGTTGCGGGGCAAATTCTAGATTATATTGTAACGCCAAATTTTAAACAAGGACTTTGGTACGACGGAATTAATCGTGGTACAACTGCTTTAATGGAGGCTGTTCAGGGGAAATTCAAACCTATTGTCAAAGACACTTCTTCGGATGAAGGTTTGAGTATATTTCAACTTCTGCTGATTGCCTTTTTCATCTTTTTGATTTTAAGTTTCCTATTCAGAAATCGAGGCGGAGGTGGCGGAAATTACAACGATGATGATGAAGACGTTATTCTTTCCCGACGCGGAAGAAGAACTTATCCGGGCGGATTTTTCCCATTCCCGGGAAGTTTCGGCGGTGGAGGATTTGGCGGCGGTTCCGGAGGAGGATTCGGAGGCGGTGGATTCGGCGGATTCGGCGGCGGCGGAAGTTTTGGCGGAGGAGGAGCTTCTGGAGGATGGTAG
- the rpmG gene encoding 50S ribosomal protein L33 — translation MAKKGNRVQVILECTEHKETGVAGMSRYITTKNKKNTTERLELKKYNPVLKKYTVHKEIK, via the coding sequence ATGGCAAAAAAAGGTAACAGAGTTCAGGTAATTTTGGAGTGCACAGAGCACAAAGAAACTGGTGTAGCAGGAATGTCAAGATACATCACTACAAAAAATAAAAAGAACACCACAGAAAGATTGGAATTGAAAAAATACAATCCTGTTCTTAAAAAATACACCGTTCACAAAGAAATCAAGTAA
- a CDS encoding type II toxin-antitoxin system VapC family toxin, giving the protein MKRILIDSDVILDFVFEREPFVEYSAKILNLCYLEKVSGFITPIIFSNINDMIQKEKSRKDLKSILSDLIQITDVVNFSKNSIREALNSDFNDFEDALQNFSAEQNKIDIIVTRNIKDYKHSNVPVMDPENFLKTFNSI; this is encoded by the coding sequence ATGAAAAGAATTTTGATTGATTCTGACGTAATCCTCGATTTTGTCTTTGAGAGGGAACCATTTGTAGAATATTCTGCAAAAATTCTAAATCTTTGCTATTTGGAAAAAGTTTCTGGGTTTATTACGCCAATTATCTTTAGCAATATTAATGACATGATTCAGAAGGAAAAATCCAGAAAAGATTTGAAAAGTATTTTGAGTGATCTGATTCAAATAACAGATGTGGTGAATTTTAGTAAGAATTCGATAAGAGAAGCTTTAAATTCAGACTTTAACGATTTCGAAGACGCCCTCCAAAATTTTTCTGCAGAACAAAATAAAATCGATATTATTGTGACAAGAAATATTAAAGATTACAAACACAGCAATGTTCCCGTAATGGACCCCGAAAATTTTCTAAAAACTTTTAACAGCATATAA
- a CDS encoding head GIN domain-containing protein yields MKTLALLAVSAMTIFSCNIKSDGAISFFTTPKEGKGPITDKEFKMNFDEIKVAQSIDAEVVKASEEKVVISAPSDILEDILVENLGGKLYIHFKPGINISSRNVSAKIFAKDFSAIKASSSATIIVKDKFTQGKTDIEVSSSGTIKGDFEANDLSIDVSSSGTYSGKIWAVNLESDVTSSGDINISGKAKNANLSASSSGTLDAQNVIAENADISASSSGDVSLAVSNSLKASASSSGSIDISRKGNLNVLSQKESSGGSVSIK; encoded by the coding sequence ATGAAAACACTCGCTCTACTCGCAGTTTCCGCAATGACTATTTTTTCCTGCAACATCAAATCAGATGGCGCAATCTCGTTCTTCACCACACCAAAAGAAGGAAAAGGTCCGATTACCGATAAAGAATTCAAAATGAATTTTGATGAAATCAAAGTCGCGCAATCCATTGACGCGGAAGTAGTGAAAGCATCTGAAGAAAAAGTGGTGATTTCTGCGCCATCCGATATTTTGGAAGATATCTTGGTTGAAAATTTAGGTGGTAAATTGTACATTCATTTTAAGCCGGGAATCAATATTTCTTCCCGAAATGTTTCGGCTAAAATTTTTGCCAAAGATTTTTCTGCGATTAAAGCAAGTTCTTCCGCAACCATAATCGTTAAAGACAAATTCACACAAGGCAAAACCGATATTGAAGTTTCGAGTTCGGGAACGATTAAAGGTGATTTCGAAGCGAATGATTTGTCCATCGACGTTTCAAGTTCAGGGACTTATTCCGGGAAAATTTGGGCCGTCAATTTGGAATCTGATGTGACTTCTTCCGGCGACATCAACATTTCTGGAAAAGCTAAAAACGCTAATCTTTCCGCATCGTCTTCAGGAACATTGGATGCTCAAAACGTAATCGCAGAAAATGCAGATATTTCCGCTTCAAGCAGTGGTGATGTAAGTTTGGCGGTTTCCAATTCATTAAAAGCGTCGGCAAGTTCTTCGGGAAGCATTGATATTTCAAGAAAAGGGAATTTGAATGTCTTAAGTCAGAAAGAAAGCAGCGGCGGAAGCGTGTCTATCAAATAA
- a CDS encoding pyridoxal phosphate-dependent aminotransferase, with the protein MPKISQRAQNMPASPVRKLVPYAIQAKQKGIKVYHLNIGQPDIETPQTALDAVKENHLKIYEYALSEGNLEYRQALQDYYHRLGFTDLTTKDFIVTNGGSEALNFAISTLCDDGDEVIIPEPYYANYNGFTNTFNVKVVAVPSTIDTGFALPSIEEFEKKITDKTRAIIICNPGNPTGYLYTREELEKLSQIALKHDIVIISDEVYREYVYDGKQQHSMLEFKELKDHCIIIDSESKRYSMCGARIGFMVTRSKKIHDAAMLFAQARLSPVLLGQIAATAAHHNDTEYILKVREEYTKRRNLLVDLLNGIPGVICPKPKGAFYCGVELPIDDSDKFAQWLLESYSHNNETIMVAPMTGFYSNPELGKKQVRIAYVLKEEDLRRSVELLNDALQKYKIEFGL; encoded by the coding sequence ATGCCGAAAATTTCTCAACGCGCGCAAAATATGCCTGCCTCACCTGTAAGAAAATTGGTTCCTTATGCGATTCAGGCGAAACAAAAAGGGATAAAAGTATATCATCTGAATATTGGGCAACCCGATATTGAAACGCCGCAAACTGCTTTGGATGCAGTGAAAGAAAATCATTTGAAGATCTATGAATACGCGCTTTCTGAAGGGAATTTGGAGTATCGGCAAGCGTTGCAGGATTATTACCACCGATTAGGATTTACAGATTTAACGACCAAGGATTTTATCGTGACCAATGGTGGTTCCGAAGCGTTGAATTTTGCGATTTCCACGTTGTGTGATGATGGCGATGAAGTGATCATTCCGGAGCCGTACTATGCGAATTACAATGGTTTTACCAATACGTTTAATGTGAAAGTTGTTGCGGTTCCATCGACGATTGATACGGGATTCGCATTGCCGTCCATTGAAGAATTTGAGAAAAAAATTACCGATAAAACTCGTGCAATTATTATTTGTAATCCTGGTAATCCCACCGGTTATCTTTATACGAGAGAGGAGTTGGAGAAACTTTCGCAGATCGCGTTGAAGCATGATATCGTGATTATTTCCGATGAGGTTTACCGCGAATATGTGTATGACGGAAAACAGCAACATTCAATGCTTGAGTTTAAGGAGTTGAAAGACCATTGTATCATTATCGATTCAGAATCAAAGCGTTACTCCATGTGTGGAGCGAGAATTGGTTTTATGGTGACCCGCTCGAAAAAAATTCACGATGCGGCGATGCTTTTTGCACAGGCAAGGCTGAGTCCGGTTCTTTTGGGACAGATTGCTGCAACTGCCGCTCATCACAACGATACAGAATATATTTTAAAAGTTCGGGAAGAATATACAAAGCGAAGAAATCTTTTGGTGGATTTGCTGAACGGAATTCCCGGTGTGATTTGTCCGAAACCTAAAGGAGCATTTTATTGTGGTGTTGAATTGCCGATTGATGATTCCGACAAGTTTGCGCAGTGGCTTTTGGAAAGTTATTCGCACAACAACGAGACGATAATGGTTGCTCCGATGACGGGATTTTACAGCAATCCGGAATTGGGGAAAAAGCAGGTGAGAATTGCGTATGTGTTGAAGGAGGAAGATTTGCGGCGAAGCGTGGAGTTGCTGAATGATGCGCTGCAAAAGTATAAGATTGAGTTTGGTTTGTAA
- a CDS encoding DUF4295 domain-containing protein: MAKKVVATLQGGAGSKKMTKVIKMVKSPKSGAYVFEEKVMNADEVDNFLKK, encoded by the coding sequence ATGGCAAAGAAAGTAGTAGCAACGCTTCAAGGTGGTGCAGGTTCTAAAAAAATGACCAAAGTAATCAAAATGGTAAAATCGCCAAAAAGCGGTGCTTACGTTTTTGAAGAAAAAGTAATGAACGCAGACGAAGTTGACAATTTCTTGAAAAAGTAA
- the proC gene encoding pyrroline-5-carboxylate reductase, with amino-acid sequence MKIAVLGAGKMGISFSKSFLKYELIKPENLHLITRKKEKIQKISEEFPGSKVSVFDEISDIDADLIIIAVKPQDFQFVAENLSFRFKENQMMLSIMAGIKIEKIQQLLHHKKVVRSMPNSPTLLGMGITGYTAADGISFNDLMNIDKLLNSTGRSVYLEDENLLDGVTALSGSGPAYFYYIVDAMIKAGTEMGIDENLSKLFVKQTMLGAYHLINNSEKNLEELIKDVASKGGTTEAALKTFDENELKITLKKGILAAENRSRELSK; translated from the coding sequence ATGAAAATAGCTGTTCTCGGTGCAGGAAAAATGGGCATTTCATTTTCAAAATCTTTTTTGAAATACGAACTCATCAAACCTGAAAACCTACATCTAATTACAAGAAAGAAAGAAAAAATTCAAAAAATATCGGAGGAATTTCCGGGTTCAAAAGTTTCTGTTTTTGATGAAATTTCGGATATTGATGCAGATTTGATCATCATTGCCGTGAAACCTCAAGATTTTCAGTTCGTGGCGGAAAATCTTTCTTTTAGATTTAAGGAAAATCAGATGATGCTTTCGATCATGGCAGGAATTAAAATTGAGAAAATTCAACAATTACTCCACCATAAAAAAGTAGTTCGTTCCATGCCAAATTCTCCGACTCTTCTCGGGATGGGAATTACAGGTTATACTGCCGCAGATGGAATTTCTTTCAACGATTTGATGAATATCGATAAATTGCTGAATTCTACAGGACGCTCCGTTTATCTGGAAGACGAAAACCTTTTGGATGGCGTAACCGCACTTTCCGGAAGCGGACCGGCTTACTTTTATTATATCGTGGATGCGATGATTAAGGCGGGAACGGAAATGGGAATCGATGAAAATCTTTCGAAACTGTTTGTGAAACAGACGATGTTGGGAGCGTATCATCTCATCAATAATTCAGAGAAAAATTTGGAAGAATTAATTAAAGATGTAGCTTCAAAAGGCGGAACAACGGAAGCGGCACTGAAAACTTTCGACGAAAACGAACTGAAAATCACATTAAAAAAAGGAATTTTAGCGGCGGAAAACCGTTCGAGGGAATTGAGTAAATGA
- a CDS encoding GlsB/YeaQ/YmgE family stress response membrane protein, translating to MGILTWIIFGLIAGAIAKFIMPGNQGMGWLLTIILGIVGAYVGAFIGQLLGLGDVTGFNIGSMFLAVAGALIVLWIYGMATKRG from the coding sequence ATGGGAATTTTAACTTGGATCATTTTTGGTCTTATTGCAGGTGCAATCGCTAAGTTCATTATGCCTGGAAATCAGGGAATGGGTTGGCTATTAACAATTATTCTTGGTATTGTGGGAGCTTATGTTGGAGCTTTTATCGGTCAACTTCTTGGCTTGGGTGACGTTACAGGATTCAACATCGGAAGTATGTTTCTTGCTGTTGCAGGTGCATTAATAGTCCTCTGGATTTACGGAATGGCGACGAAGCGAGGATAA
- a CDS encoding TPM domain-containing protein has translation MNTFLTDTEMASLVEAIQTAEDCSTGEIRIHIDSNTEGNNAEMAFEVFRTLCKDKTAAQNGVLFHVNFERKYLTIIGDEGIHKKVHQSFWDRLHDKTTADFANGKFYEGLKNAVLETGAELKKYFPITGENPNELPNEITFS, from the coding sequence ATGAATACTTTCCTCACAGATACTGAAATGGCTTCCCTCGTGGAAGCCATTCAAACAGCAGAAGATTGCTCCACCGGAGAAATCAGAATCCACATTGACTCCAACACAGAAGGAAACAATGCGGAAATGGCTTTCGAAGTGTTCAGAACACTTTGCAAGGACAAAACTGCTGCTCAAAATGGCGTGCTTTTTCACGTGAATTTTGAGAGAAAGTATCTCACGATTATCGGGGACGAAGGTATTCACAAAAAAGTTCATCAAAGTTTTTGGGACAGACTTCACGACAAAACCACCGCAGATTTTGCGAATGGAAAGTTTTATGAAGGTTTAAAAAATGCAGTGCTTGAAACAGGTGCCGAACTGAAAAAATACTTCCCAATCACGGGGGAAAATCCAAATGAACTGCCGAATGAGATTACATTCTCTTAA
- the ftsY gene encoding signal recognition particle-docking protein FtsY: MSWYKNIFKKEEKETLDKGLEKSNQGFFEKMTKAVVGKSKVDDEVLDDLEEVLIASDVGASTTIKIIERIENRVAKDKFVGTDELDKILREEISGLLLENPHAGTGNIDESKKPYVIMVVGVNGVGKTTTIGKLAHQFKFEGKSVVLGAADTFRAAAVDQLVIWSQRVGVPIVKQNMGSDPASVAFDTVQSAVANNADVVIIDTAGRLHNKINLMNELTKIKRVMQKVIPDAPHEILLVLDGSTGQNAFEQAKQFTAATEVNALAVTKLDGTAKGGVVIGISDQFQIPVKYIGVGEKMTDLQLFNGTEFVDSFFKRR, from the coding sequence ATGAGTTGGTATAAAAATATATTTAAAAAAGAGGAAAAAGAGACTTTAGACAAAGGTTTGGAAAAATCCAACCAAGGTTTTTTCGAAAAAATGACGAAAGCAGTGGTCGGAAAATCAAAAGTTGATGATGAGGTTTTGGATGATTTGGAAGAAGTCCTCATCGCTTCAGATGTGGGTGCTTCAACTACGATTAAGATTATCGAAAGAATCGAAAACCGCGTCGCAAAAGATAAATTTGTTGGAACCGATGAACTCGATAAAATCCTTCGTGAAGAAATTTCAGGACTTTTATTGGAAAATCCACACGCAGGAACAGGAAATATCGATGAGAGCAAAAAACCTTACGTCATCATGGTTGTAGGGGTGAATGGAGTTGGGAAAACCACTACTATTGGAAAACTCGCTCATCAATTTAAATTTGAAGGAAAATCAGTTGTTCTCGGTGCTGCAGATACTTTTCGAGCAGCTGCAGTTGACCAATTGGTGATTTGGAGTCAGAGAGTCGGAGTTCCGATTGTAAAACAAAATATGGGAAGCGATCCTGCTTCAGTCGCTTTCGATACCGTTCAAAGTGCGGTTGCCAATAATGCAGATGTGGTTATCATCGACACTGCGGGAAGATTGCACAATAAAATAAATTTAATGAACGAGCTTACTAAAATTAAAAGAGTGATGCAGAAAGTAATTCCTGATGCTCCACACGAAATTTTATTGGTTCTCGATGGAAGTACAGGTCAAAATGCTTTTGAACAGGCGAAACAGTTTACCGCAGCAACAGAAGTAAATGCTTTAGCGGTGACTAAATTAGATGGAACAGCGAAAGGCGGAGTAGTGATTGGGATTTCTGACCAGTTTCAGATTCCGGTAAAATATATAGGAGTGGGAGAGAAGATGACGGATCTCCAACTCTTCAACGGAACCGAGTTTGTGGATTCCTTCTTTAAAAGGAGATAA
- the murB gene encoding UDP-N-acetylmuramate dehydrogenase → MTIQENFSLKNHNTFGVDVSAKYFAEVHSVGELIEVLKQNPTHALTNTPTQQLFLGGGSNILFTKNFDGLVIQLDLKGVSEQIINENEVLVTAKSGENWHEFVQFCLNKNYGGLENLSLIPGNVGTSPMQNIGAYGTEIKDVFVSCKVLNLETLEIEEFDNEKCRFGYRDSIFKQEGKGKYVILEVTFKLTTKNHLIKTEYGAIKGELEKMSVDNPTIQDVSKAVIHIRQSKLPDPKVIGNAGSFFKNPTISKERFQEVQIKYPEIPHYPSGDLVKVPAGWLIEQCGWKGKQIGNVACHNLQALVIVNATGNASGREIFDFSSLIIDSVKEKFGIELEREVNII, encoded by the coding sequence ATGACCATCCAAGAAAACTTTTCTTTAAAAAATCACAATACATTCGGAGTTGATGTTTCCGCAAAATATTTTGCAGAAGTTCATTCTGTAGGAGAACTAATTGAAGTTTTAAAACAAAACCCAACTCACGCACTCACCAACACACCCACTCAACAACTCTTTTTAGGTGGTGGAAGCAATATCCTTTTCACAAAAAATTTCGATGGTTTGGTCATTCAATTGGACTTGAAAGGGGTTTCCGAACAAATCATAAATGAAAACGAAGTTTTGGTTACCGCAAAATCGGGTGAAAATTGGCACGAGTTCGTTCAGTTTTGTTTGAATAAAAATTATGGTGGATTAGAGAATTTGTCTTTAATTCCAGGAAATGTGGGAACTTCGCCGATGCAGAATATCGGTGCGTATGGAACGGAGATTAAAGATGTTTTCGTTTCGTGCAAAGTGTTGAACTTGGAAACTCTGGAAATCGAAGAATTTGATAATGAAAAATGCAGATTTGGTTATCGGGATTCTATTTTCAAGCAGGAAGGAAAAGGAAAGTATGTGATTTTGGAGGTGACTTTCAAACTGACCACAAAAAATCATTTAATTAAAACAGAATACGGCGCGATTAAAGGTGAACTTGAAAAAATGAGCGTTGACAATCCCACCATTCAAGATGTTTCAAAAGCCGTGATACATATTCGTCAAAGCAAATTGCCCGACCCGAAAGTGATAGGAAACGCGGGAAGCTTTTTTAAAAATCCAACCATTTCTAAGGAACGGTTTCAGGAAGTTCAAATAAAATATCCTGAAATTCCTCATTATCCAAGTGGAGATTTGGTGAAAGTTCCTGCAGGTTGGCTCATTGAACAATGCGGCTGGAAAGGAAAACAAATTGGAAATGTGGCCTGTCACAATTTACAGGCACTCGTTATTGTTAACGCCACAGGAAACGCTTCCGGAAGAGAAATTTTTGATTTTTCGTCATTAATAATTGATTCAGTGAAAGAGAAATTCGGAATTGAGCTTGAAAGGGAAGTGAATATTATTTAA
- a CDS encoding DUF6364 family protein, whose translation MGSSLSKLVENYLKLLTAKRKETENEIPLSPFIESMRKKAVKVPADFDYKKELEDAIWEKHRKGYEKNFD comes from the coding sequence ATGGGAAGCAGCCTTTCTAAATTGGTGGAAAATTATTTGAAACTCTTGACGGCAAAAAGAAAAGAAACTGAAAATGAAATTCCGTTAAGTCCGTTCATAGAATCGATGAGAAAAAAAGCAGTAAAAGTTCCTGCAGATTTTGATTATAAGAAAGAATTGGAAGATGCAATCTGGGAAAAACATAGGAAAGGATATGAAAAGAATTTTGATTGA